In one Silene latifolia isolate original U9 population chromosome 10, ASM4854445v1, whole genome shotgun sequence genomic region, the following are encoded:
- the LOC141606681 gene encoding putative F-box/LRR-repeat protein At4g15060 isoform X2: MPTVRRNSCEKIMGFGENVAKMQRGTIDRISELPEFILHIILSMLDTKEVCRASVLSKRWYIAWSSIPVLDFQPRYFNVDVFSKTEDDNLQRFVEFIDKTMQRYSMQKYRITKMYLELPKIDEKLESLIDKWILIAVQNQIENFEIRVLNYRLPEILFSAKSLKVLICQCTKLPYYATMELVSLEYLTIYLVTVDGDMLQRIISSSPLVELDVTAQKCLVNISLPWMKKGNGTMQSNLQESPLQKFVYGSFDDMLWPWNINVVALKNLRKLEFSCVPITDDIVYELACGLVALESLVLESCLMLKCIKISSISLKEFRIGDVKEVMNHQFPNEHGLDLMKVTIDAPNLLNFSYNWKVETSLSLIRVPDHCTAHFFPLVVDAITTVWFVKLKKFLTETNFFKSLVMDMRHSYQIVVEEDQLNNVVTDPPYKLRELKLRETRAWNSTESSLKAFLDGLFWFCRPDVLSITTVLKNAVWVKESSDNNSEMRFEEDSFIFITCSFRGFF; encoded by the exons ATGCCAACTGTTCGACGAAATTCCTGTGAGAAAATCATGGGGTTTGGGGAAAATGTTGCAAAGATGCAAAGGGGTACTATTGATAGAATTTCGGAGCTTCCGGAATTTATCCTGCATATTATTCTCTCAATGCTTGATACTAAAGAGGTGTGTCGCGCTAGTGTATTGTCTAAGAGGTGGTATATTGCGTGGTCGTCCATTCCGGTTTTGGATTTTCAGCCTCGATACTTTAACGTAGATGTGTTTAGTAAGACTGAGGATGATAACCTTCAACGTTTTGTGGAGTTCATTGATAAGACCATGCAGAGATACTCTATGCAGAAGTATAGAATAACAAAAATGTACCTTGAGCTTCCTAAGATTGATGAAAAGCTAGAGTCTTTGATTGACAAATGGATATTGATCGCTGTGCAAAATCAAATCGAGAATTTCGAAATCAGGGTTCTTAACTACAGGCTGCCCGAGATTCTATTTAGTGCAAAATCGCTTAAAGTTTTGATATGTCAGTGCACCAAGCTGCCATATTATGCGACTATGGAACTCGTCTCTCTCGAATACTTAACTATTTACTTGGTCACTGTGGATGGGGATATGCTCCAAagaattatctcttcctccccCTTGGTTGAATTAGATGTTACAGCTCAAAAGTGCCTTGTAAATATTTCACTCCCTTGGATGAAAAAGGGTAATGGAACAATGCAATCCAACCTCCAAGAATCCCCGCTTCAAAAGTTTGTTTATGGTAGTTTTGACGATATGTTGTGGCCATGGAATATAAATGTGGTTGCattgaaaaatttgagaaaacTGGAGTTTAGTTGTGTTCCTATAACAGATGATATTGTTTATGAGTTGGCATGTGGGCTTGTAGCTTTAGAAAGTTTAGTATTGGAGTCGTGTTTAATGCTGAAATGCATTAAGATCTCAAGCATTTCGTTGAAGGAATTTCGAATTGGAGATGTCAAAGAGGTGATGAATCATCAATTTCCAAATGAACACGGCCTAGACTTGATGAAGGTTACAATTGACGCCCCTAACTTACTCAACTTTTCGTACAACTGGAAAGTGGAGACTTCTCTCTCGCTAATCCGAGTGCCAGATCATTGTACTGCTCATTTCTTTCCATTGGTGGTCGATGCCATAACCACTGTTTGGTTTGTTAAGCTAAAGAAGTTTCTCACTGAAACGAACTTCTTCAAATCTCTAGTGATGGACATGCGTCACTCTTATCAG ATTGTGGTAGAAGAGGACCAACTAAACAATGTTGTTACTGACCCACCGTACAAACTCAGAGAGTTAAAGCTGCGTGAAACACGTGCATGGAATTCTACAGAATCTTCACTTAAGGCGTTTCTGGATGGACTGTTTTGGTTTTGCCGTCCTGATGTGCTGTCAATAACAACAGTTTTAAAGAATGCAGTCTGGGTCAAG GAATCCAGTGATAACAACAGCGAGATGCGTTTTGAAGAGGACTCGTTTATCTTCATCACATGTTCGTTCCGAGGCTTCTTTTAA
- the LOC141606681 gene encoding uncharacterized protein LOC141606681 isoform X1 has translation MPTVRRNSCEKIMGFGENVAKMQRGTIDRISELPEFILHIILSMLDTKEVCRASVLSKRWYIAWSSIPVLDFQPRYFNVDVFSKTEDDNLQRFVEFIDKTMQRYSMQKYRITKMYLELPKIDEKLESLIDKWILIAVQNQIENFEIRVLNYRLPEILFSAKSLKVLICQCTKLPYYATMELVSLEYLTIYLVTVDGDMLQRIISSSPLVELDVTAQKCLVNISLPWMKKGNGTMQSNLQESPLQKFVYGSFDDMLWPWNINVVALKNLRKLEFSCVPITDDIVYELACGLVALESLVLESCLMLKCIKISSISLKEFRIGDVKEVMNHQFPNEHGLDLMKVTIDAPNLLNFSYNWKVETSLSLIRVPDHCTAHFFPLVVDAITTVWFVKLKKFLTETNFFKSLVMDMRHSYQIVVEEDQLNNVVTDPPYKLRELKLRETRAWNSTESSLKAFLDGLFWFCRPDVLSITTVLKNAVWVKLIFRILREKVNCWKDPLKSIEFEGLEPSQLLSYPHELEIKLRNPVITTARCVLKRTRLSSSHVRSEASFKQVFVEHKKIHG, from the exons ATGCCAACTGTTCGACGAAATTCCTGTGAGAAAATCATGGGGTTTGGGGAAAATGTTGCAAAGATGCAAAGGGGTACTATTGATAGAATTTCGGAGCTTCCGGAATTTATCCTGCATATTATTCTCTCAATGCTTGATACTAAAGAGGTGTGTCGCGCTAGTGTATTGTCTAAGAGGTGGTATATTGCGTGGTCGTCCATTCCGGTTTTGGATTTTCAGCCTCGATACTTTAACGTAGATGTGTTTAGTAAGACTGAGGATGATAACCTTCAACGTTTTGTGGAGTTCATTGATAAGACCATGCAGAGATACTCTATGCAGAAGTATAGAATAACAAAAATGTACCTTGAGCTTCCTAAGATTGATGAAAAGCTAGAGTCTTTGATTGACAAATGGATATTGATCGCTGTGCAAAATCAAATCGAGAATTTCGAAATCAGGGTTCTTAACTACAGGCTGCCCGAGATTCTATTTAGTGCAAAATCGCTTAAAGTTTTGATATGTCAGTGCACCAAGCTGCCATATTATGCGACTATGGAACTCGTCTCTCTCGAATACTTAACTATTTACTTGGTCACTGTGGATGGGGATATGCTCCAAagaattatctcttcctccccCTTGGTTGAATTAGATGTTACAGCTCAAAAGTGCCTTGTAAATATTTCACTCCCTTGGATGAAAAAGGGTAATGGAACAATGCAATCCAACCTCCAAGAATCCCCGCTTCAAAAGTTTGTTTATGGTAGTTTTGACGATATGTTGTGGCCATGGAATATAAATGTGGTTGCattgaaaaatttgagaaaacTGGAGTTTAGTTGTGTTCCTATAACAGATGATATTGTTTATGAGTTGGCATGTGGGCTTGTAGCTTTAGAAAGTTTAGTATTGGAGTCGTGTTTAATGCTGAAATGCATTAAGATCTCAAGCATTTCGTTGAAGGAATTTCGAATTGGAGATGTCAAAGAGGTGATGAATCATCAATTTCCAAATGAACACGGCCTAGACTTGATGAAGGTTACAATTGACGCCCCTAACTTACTCAACTTTTCGTACAACTGGAAAGTGGAGACTTCTCTCTCGCTAATCCGAGTGCCAGATCATTGTACTGCTCATTTCTTTCCATTGGTGGTCGATGCCATAACCACTGTTTGGTTTGTTAAGCTAAAGAAGTTTCTCACTGAAACGAACTTCTTCAAATCTCTAGTGATGGACATGCGTCACTCTTATCAG ATTGTGGTAGAAGAGGACCAACTAAACAATGTTGTTACTGACCCACCGTACAAACTCAGAGAGTTAAAGCTGCGTGAAACACGTGCATGGAATTCTACAGAATCTTCACTTAAGGCGTTTCTGGATGGACTGTTTTGGTTTTGCCGTCCTGATGTGCTGTCAATAACAACAGTTTTAAAGAATGCAGTCTGGGTCAAG TTAATCTTCAGAATCCTCAGGGAAAAAGTGAATTGCTGGAAGGATCCCTTGAAAAGCATTGAATTTGAAGGCTTGGAACCCTCTCAATTACTTTCATATCCACACGAGCTTGAGATCAAGCTCAG GAATCCAGTGATAACAACAGCGAGATGCGTTTTGAAGAGGACTCGTTTATCTTCATCACATGTTCGTTCCGAGGCTTCTTTTAAGCAAGTTTTTGTGGAGCATAAAAAAATTCATGGTTAA
- the LOC141606682 gene encoding F-box/FBD/LRR-repeat protein At5g22660-like isoform X1 translates to MPTVRRNSCEKIMGFEENVAKMERGTVDRISELPDFILHSILSMLDTKEVCRASVLSKKWYGAWSSVPVLDFQLRYFQKYGDSLCNCGDNTLERYLGFIDKTMQRYSMQKYRITKMHLMLPKIDEKLESLIDKWIMIAVQNQIQNFEIVCRGNYRLPEILFCAKSLKVLKCECVKLPYYETMELALEYLTLYLDIVDEDMLQRIISSSPLVELDITYDNCLVNISLPWMKKGNGGGKCRSSGSMQSYLQESPLKKFVYSGLGVDMLWSWNMNVVALKNLRKLEFEYASITDDIVSELACGLVALESLVLSECLNLKCIQISSNSLKQFRIGNAIHFIKVTIDAPKLLEFSYNTEIETSLSLVRVPDHCNAQFLPLELDPLTTVRLVKLKKFLVETNFFKSLVIELSNPLEIAVDEGQLRNAGTGLPYKLSELKLCGISALNLAEFSVTGFLDALFWCCHPDVLSITTSLQNSASEWILNILKSKVHCYKHPLRSIELEGADCSSLLSEESKPSKIMIRFRLSWFQV, encoded by the exons ATGCCAACTGTTCGACGAAATTCCTGTGAAAAAATCATGGGGTTTGAGGAAAATGTAGCAAAGATGGAAAGGGGTACAGTTGATAGAATTTCGGAGCTTCCGGATTTCATCCTGCATAGTATTCTCTCAATGCTCGATACTAAAGAGGTGTGTCGCGCTAGTGTATTGTCTAAGAAATGGTATGGAGCTTGGTCTTCTGTTCCGGTTTTGGACTTTCAGCTTCGGTACTTTCAGAAATATGGGGATTCTCTCTGTAACTGTGGTGACAATACACTGGAACGGTATTTGGGATTCATAGATAAGACGATGCAAAGATACTCTATGCAGAAGTATAGAATAACCAAAATGCACCTTATGCTTCCTAAGATTGATGAAAAGCTAGAGTCTTTGATCGACAAATGGATAATGATCGCGGtgcaaaaccaaatccaaaatttTGAAATTGTTTGTAGAGGTAACTACAGGCTGCCTGAGATTCTATTTTGTGCAAAATCGcttaaagttttgaaatgtgagTGTGTCAAATTGCCATATTACGAGACTATGGAGCTCGCTCTCGAATATCTAACTCTTTACTTGGACATTGTAGATGAGGATATGCTTCAAagaattatctcttcctccccTTTGGTTGAATTAGATATTACATATGACAACTGCCTTGTAAATATATCACTCCCTTGGATGAAAAAAGGTAATGGAGGAGGCAAATGTCGTAGTAGTGGATCAATGCAATCCTACCTCCAAGAATCCCCGCTTAAAAAGTTTGTTTACAGTGGTCTTGGTGTCGATATGTTGTGGTCATGGAATATGAATGTAGTTGCATTGAAAAATCTGAGAAAACTGGAGTTTGAGTATGCTTCTATTACAGATGATATCGTTTCTGAGCTGGCATGTGGGCTTGTAGCTTTAGAAAGTTTAGTACTTTCTGAATGCTTAAATCTGAAATGCATTCAGATCTCAAGCAATTCACTCAAGCAATTTCGAATTGGCAATGCAATACACTTCATTAAGGTTACGATTGATGCTCCTAAATTgctcgagttttcatacaacactGAAATAGAGACCTCTCTGTCATTAGTTAGGGTTCCAGATCATTGTAATGCTCAATTCCTTCCATTGGAACTGGATCCTCTCACCACCGTTCGACTTGTTAAGCTAAAGAAGTTTCTTGTAGAAACAAACTTCTTCAAATCTCTAGTGATTGAGTTGTCTAATCCTCTAGAG ATTGCGGTCGATGAAGGCCAACTGAGGAATGCTGGTACTGGCCTACCGTACAAACTCAGCGAGTTAAAGCTGTGTGGAATAAGTGCTTTGAATCTTGCCGAATTTTCGGTCACCGGCTTTCTGGATGCATTGTTTTGGTGTTGCCACCCTGATGTGCTTTCAATAACGACAAGCTTACAGAATTCGGCTTCTGAG tGGATTTTGAATATCCTGAAGAGCAAAGTGCATTGCTATAAGCATCCCCTGAGAAGCATCGAACTTGAAGGTGCCGATTGCTCAAGCTTACTGTCGGAAGAGTCAAAACCATCAAAAATTATGATCAGGTTTAGACTGTCCTGGTTCCAAGTTTAG
- the LOC141606683 gene encoding uncharacterized protein LOC141606683 encodes MPTVRRNSSEKIMGFGENVAKMQRGTSTTDRISELPEFILHIILSMLDTKEVCRASVLSKRWYGAWSSVPVLEFQLRYFQKYGDSLYNCSVNTLERFVGFIDKTMQRYSMQKYRITKMHLRLPKIDEKLVSLIDKWILIAVQNQIENFEIRVLNYRLPEILFSAKSLKVLKCERVKLPYYETMELVSLEYLTIYLDTVDEDMLQRIISSSPLVELDIKRGYSLVNISLPWMEKGNGGDKCTTSGKMQSKLQESPLQKFVYSGLGPYMPWPWNMNIVALKNLRKLEFGFASITDDIVSELACGLVALESLVLLQCLNLKCIKISSNSLKQLRIANELHFIEVTIDAPKLLEFSYNTEIETSLSLVRVPDHCNAQFLPVEPDPLTTVWLVELKKFLVETNFFKSLVIEVPIPHKILVDEDVLRNTGTGLPYKLSELKLYCLCGISALNLTGFSVAAFLDALFWCCHPDVLSIPTSLQNSDSELILNVLKSKVHCYKHPLTSIEVEGADCSSLLPEPSKIETRFRLSWCQV; translated from the exons ATGCCAACTGTTCGACGAAATTCCTCTGAGAAAATCATGGGGTTTGGGGAAAATGTAGCAAAGATGCAAAGGGGTACAAGTACAACTGATAGGATTTCGGAGCTCCCGGAATTTATTCTGCATATTATTCTCTCAATGCTTGATACTAAAGAGGTGTGTCGCGCTAGTGTATTGTCTAAGAGGTGGTATGGAGCTTGGTCTTCTGTTCCGGTGTTGGAATTTCAGCTTCGGTACTTCCAGAAATATGGGGATTCTCTCTATAACTGTAGTGTCAATACACTGGAACGGTTTGTGGGATTCATAGATAAGACGATGCAAAGATACTCTATGCAGAAGTATAGAATAACAAAAATGCACCTTAGGCTTCCTAAGATTGATGAAAAGCTAGTGTCTTTGATTGACAAATGGATATTGATCGCTGTGCAAAATCAAATCGAGAATTTCGAAATCAGGGTTCTTAACTACAGGCTGCCCGAGATTCTATTTAGTGCAAAATCGcttaaagttttgaaatgtgagCGCGTCAAATTGCCATATTATGAGACTATGGAGCTCGTCTCTCTCGAATACTTAACTATTTACTTGGACACTGTTGATGAGGATATGCTCCAAagaattatctcttcctccccCTTGGTTGAGTTAGATATTAAACGTGGCTACTCCCTTGTAAATATTTCACTGCCTTGGATGGAAAAAGGTAATGGAGGAGACAAATGTACTACTAGTGGAAAAATGCAATCCAAACTTCAAGAATCTCCGCTTCAAAAGTTTGTTTACAGTGGTCTTGGTCCCTATATGCCGTGGCCATGGAATATGAATATAGTTGCATTGAAAAATTTAAGAAAATTGGAGTTCGGTTTTGCTTCTATTACTGATGATATTGTTTCTGAGCTGGCATGTGGGCTTGTAGCTTTAGAAAGTTTAGTACTATTGCAGTGCTTAAATCTGAAATGCATTAAGATCTCAAGCAATTCACTTAAGCAACTTCGAATTGCCAATGAATTACATTTCATTGAGGTAACGATTGATGCCCCTAAATTgctcgagttttcatacaacactGAAATAGAGACCTCCCTGTCGTTAGTTAGGGTTCCAGATCATTGTAATGCCCAATTCCTTCCAGTGGAACCTGATCCTCTCACCACTGTTTGGCTTGTTGAGCTGAAGAAGTTTCTTGTAGAGACAAACTTCTTCAAGTCTCTAGTTATTGAGGTTCCTATCCCTCATAAG ATTCTGGTCGATGAGGACGTACTGAGGAATACTGGTACTGGCCTACCATACAAACTCAGTGAGTTAAAGCTGTATTGCCTGTGTGGGATAAGTGCTTTGAATCTTACAGGATTTTCAGTTGCGGCGTTTCTGGATGCATTGTTTTGGTGTTGCCACCCTGATGTGCTGTCAATACCGACAAGTTTACAGAATTCGGATTCTGAG TTGATTTTGAATGTCCTGAAGAGCAAAGTGCATTGCTATAAGCATCCCCTGACAAGCATCGAAGTTGAAGGTGCGGATTGCTCTAGCTTACTCCCAGAACCATCAAAAATTGAGACCCGGTTTAGACTATCCTGGTGCCAAGTTTAG
- the LOC141606682 gene encoding F-box/FBD/LRR-repeat protein At2g26030-like isoform X2 gives MPTVRRNSCEKIMGFEENVAKMERGTVDRISELPDFILHSILSMLDTKEVCRASVLSKKWYGAWSSVPVLDFQLRYFQKYGDSLCNCGDNTLERYLGFIDKTMQRYSMQKYRITKMHLMLPKIDEKLESLIDKWIMIAVQNQIQNFEIVCRDEDMLQRIISSSPLVELDITYDNCLVNISLPWMKKGNGGGKCRSSGSMQSYLQESPLKKFVYSGLGVDMLWSWNMNVVALKNLRKLEFEYASITDDIVSELACGLVALESLVLSECLNLKCIQISSNSLKQFRIGNAIHFIKVTIDAPKLLEFSYNTEIETSLSLVRVPDHCNAQFLPLELDPLTTVRLVKLKKFLVETNFFKSLVIELSNPLEIAVDEGQLRNAGTGLPYKLSELKLCGISALNLAEFSVTGFLDALFWCCHPDVLSITTSLQNSASEWILNILKSKVHCYKHPLRSIELEGADCSSLLSEESKPSKIMIRFRLSWFQV, from the exons ATGCCAACTGTTCGACGAAATTCCTGTGAAAAAATCATGGGGTTTGAGGAAAATGTAGCAAAGATGGAAAGGGGTACAGTTGATAGAATTTCGGAGCTTCCGGATTTCATCCTGCATAGTATTCTCTCAATGCTCGATACTAAAGAGGTGTGTCGCGCTAGTGTATTGTCTAAGAAATGGTATGGAGCTTGGTCTTCTGTTCCGGTTTTGGACTTTCAGCTTCGGTACTTTCAGAAATATGGGGATTCTCTCTGTAACTGTGGTGACAATACACTGGAACGGTATTTGGGATTCATAGATAAGACGATGCAAAGATACTCTATGCAGAAGTATAGAATAACCAAAATGCACCTTATGCTTCCTAAGATTGATGAAAAGCTAGAGTCTTTGATCGACAAATGGATAATGATCGCGGtgcaaaaccaaatccaaaatttTGAAATTGTTTGTAGAG ATGAGGATATGCTTCAAagaattatctcttcctccccTTTGGTTGAATTAGATATTACATATGACAACTGCCTTGTAAATATATCACTCCCTTGGATGAAAAAAGGTAATGGAGGAGGCAAATGTCGTAGTAGTGGATCAATGCAATCCTACCTCCAAGAATCCCCGCTTAAAAAGTTTGTTTACAGTGGTCTTGGTGTCGATATGTTGTGGTCATGGAATATGAATGTAGTTGCATTGAAAAATCTGAGAAAACTGGAGTTTGAGTATGCTTCTATTACAGATGATATCGTTTCTGAGCTGGCATGTGGGCTTGTAGCTTTAGAAAGTTTAGTACTTTCTGAATGCTTAAATCTGAAATGCATTCAGATCTCAAGCAATTCACTCAAGCAATTTCGAATTGGCAATGCAATACACTTCATTAAGGTTACGATTGATGCTCCTAAATTgctcgagttttcatacaacactGAAATAGAGACCTCTCTGTCATTAGTTAGGGTTCCAGATCATTGTAATGCTCAATTCCTTCCATTGGAACTGGATCCTCTCACCACCGTTCGACTTGTTAAGCTAAAGAAGTTTCTTGTAGAAACAAACTTCTTCAAATCTCTAGTGATTGAGTTGTCTAATCCTCTAGAG ATTGCGGTCGATGAAGGCCAACTGAGGAATGCTGGTACTGGCCTACCGTACAAACTCAGCGAGTTAAAGCTGTGTGGAATAAGTGCTTTGAATCTTGCCGAATTTTCGGTCACCGGCTTTCTGGATGCATTGTTTTGGTGTTGCCACCCTGATGTGCTTTCAATAACGACAAGCTTACAGAATTCGGCTTCTGAG tGGATTTTGAATATCCTGAAGAGCAAAGTGCATTGCTATAAGCATCCCCTGAGAAGCATCGAACTTGAAGGTGCCGATTGCTCAAGCTTACTGTCGGAAGAGTCAAAACCATCAAAAATTATGATCAGGTTTAGACTGTCCTGGTTCCAAGTTTAG